In Emcibacteraceae bacterium, a single window of DNA contains:
- a CDS encoding flavin monoamine oxidase family protein — MTNQNNKQITKRDFLHTLGMVGGSAAVMTALSGFEHSFASDMTEPPMLSTGGKGKNIVILGAGLSGMVAALELGKKGYNVEILEARDFVGGRDSCERKGTKTTHADGTTHTCEFEHGQYLNRGAWRIPGQHHSTLYYARSLGVPLEVMINYSSQSYIYSEDIDGPLKGKRVRRIHARADRLGNVAELLAKCAMGGALDDKMNKEDVEKLLEYLKGTGLINRETFEYQANSIRGYSSYPGAGENYGKLSDPYPFSDLLKLNMEMGELTSDHPAVMFQAVGGMDQIAFALRDALPRGTIKLNKEVTKIAQSDDGVTISYKDTKSGREQTAKADYCISTIPFAVITEIDNDFSPAMIDAMKTPDPSHVAKFGLQMKTRFWETEDMIYGGNSSTSMAGSIAYPAADMHGPNGGVLLASYLFGGRSDDFSKMNMDQKIEYALGIGEKVHPGKYRSNFNGKAAGIVWQDEKYNKSGWSSWRGDSVKKLPTILKGEKRVLFAGDCICPRLSGWMAGAIEGAWLTISELDKRVGMG; from the coding sequence ATGACAAACCAGAATAATAAACAAATTACAAAGCGTGATTTTCTGCATACCCTTGGTATGGTTGGCGGCTCTGCAGCTGTTATGACCGCACTGAGCGGATTTGAACATAGCTTTGCCTCTGACATGACAGAGCCACCGATGCTGTCAACGGGAGGAAAAGGCAAAAATATCGTCATTCTCGGGGCCGGATTATCCGGAATGGTTGCTGCCCTTGAACTTGGCAAAAAAGGTTATAATGTCGAAATCCTTGAAGCACGTGATTTTGTTGGCGGGCGCGATTCATGCGAACGAAAAGGCACCAAAACAACCCACGCTGATGGTACCACGCATACTTGCGAATTTGAACATGGTCAATATCTGAACCGCGGCGCATGGCGAATTCCCGGACAGCATCATTCTACACTTTATTATGCCCGCTCGCTTGGCGTGCCGCTTGAAGTCATGATCAATTATAGCAGCCAAAGCTATATCTATTCAGAAGATATTGATGGTCCGCTTAAAGGAAAACGCGTAAGAAGAATTCACGCACGGGCCGACAGACTGGGTAATGTTGCTGAGCTTTTGGCAAAATGTGCCATGGGCGGTGCACTTGACGATAAAATGAATAAGGAAGATGTGGAAAAGCTTCTGGAATATTTAAAAGGCACAGGCCTGATCAACAGGGAAACTTTTGAATATCAGGCAAACAGCATCCGAGGTTATTCTTCCTATCCCGGGGCAGGTGAAAATTACGGCAAACTATCAGACCCCTATCCGTTTAGCGATCTGCTCAAACTGAATATGGAAATGGGTGAACTCACATCCGATCATCCGGCGGTAATGTTCCAAGCTGTCGGTGGTATGGATCAGATCGCCTTCGCATTACGTGACGCATTACCGCGCGGCACAATTAAGCTGAATAAAGAAGTCACCAAAATTGCCCAGAGTGACGATGGAGTGACCATTAGTTATAAAGATACGAAATCTGGCCGCGAACAAACCGCAAAAGCGGATTATTGTATTTCGACAATCCCCTTTGCCGTCATTACTGAAATTGACAATGACTTTAGCCCGGCCATGATTGATGCCATGAAAACGCCGGACCCAAGTCATGTTGCCAAATTTGGACTCCAGATGAAAACACGGTTCTGGGAAACAGAAGATATGATTTATGGCGGTAATTCCTCCACCAGTATGGCTGGCAGTATTGCTTACCCTGCCGCAGATATGCATGGACCAAATGGCGGCGTATTGCTTGCGTCCTATTTGTTTGGCGGACGCTCTGATGATTTCAGTAAAATGAATATGGACCAGAAAATCGAATATGCGCTAGGCATCGGTGAAAAAGTTCATCCGGGCAAATATAGAAGCAATTTTAACGGCAAAGCAGCCGGTATCGTCTGGCAGGATGAAAAATATAACAAGTCCGGCTGGTCAAGCTGGCGGGGCGACAGCGTTAAAAAGCTTCCCACCATACTAAAAGGTGAAAAACGCGTCCTCTTTGCCGGTGACTGCATTTGCCCAAGACTGTCGGGCTGGATGGCTGGCGCTATAGAGGGGGCATGGCTTACCATTTCCGAACTTGATAAGCGTGTGGGAATGGGCTAA
- a CDS encoding membrane dipeptidase has protein sequence MIDRRKFLAGAAALPLAASLPNFANAEAKGTPWNGKSFIFDAMGELREVYEDSLVQEILDSGIRSICVTLADPKYQEDVAYNLTMDQLLYYNRFLDSKPEFYMRTTTVADIAKARKQNKIAVFYLTQNSTHFRRNLDNVDVFYNLGLRSSQITYNYQNWAGAGCKEINGSGLTTFGHELVEKMNDIGMLIDTSHSNEATTLDTIEASKEPIIISHTCCKDLFEHERNMPDSILRRLAEKGGLAGITQMRTFMTHDQNTEVYYDNIMHAVDVCGIDHVCIGSDRDYRRLVMTEEYIEELKREEGAQFVASDWPLYFEDLNGPRRMEVIWDGLKRRGLSEGQLEKIMGLNVLRLYEEVIG, from the coding sequence ATGATTGACAGACGTAAATTTTTAGCTGGCGCGGCAGCGTTGCCACTGGCAGCTTCATTACCAAATTTTGCTAACGCTGAAGCCAAGGGAACTCCCTGGAACGGAAAATCATTCATTTTCGATGCTATGGGTGAACTTCGTGAAGTATATGAAGACAGTCTGGTGCAGGAAATTCTGGATAGTGGTATTCGCTCTATTTGCGTAACCCTTGCTGACCCGAAATATCAGGAGGATGTGGCTTATAATCTGACAATGGATCAGCTTTTATATTATAACCGTTTTCTGGACAGCAAACCGGAATTTTACATGCGCACGACAACTGTTGCCGATATTGCAAAAGCACGCAAGCAGAATAAAATTGCCGTCTTTTATCTGACACAGAATTCAACCCATTTCAGACGCAATCTCGATAATGTGGATGTATTTTATAACCTTGGTTTAAGATCCAGCCAGATTACCTATAATTACCAAAACTGGGCCGGGGCCGGTTGCAAGGAAATTAATGGCTCGGGCTTAACCACATTTGGTCATGAGCTGGTCGAAAAAATGAATGATATCGGCATGCTGATTGACACAAGTCATTCCAATGAGGCAACAACGCTGGACACAATTGAGGCTTCTAAAGAGCCGATCATTATTTCGCACACCTGCTGTAAGGATCTTTTCGAACATGAACGCAATATGCCGGACAGTATATTACGCAGACTGGCAGAGAAAGGCGGACTTGCCGGGATTACACAGATGCGCACCTTTATGACCCATGACCAGAATACGGAAGTTTATTACGATAATATCATGCATGCAGTTGATGTTTGCGGCATTGACCATGTCTGTATCGGCTCTGACCGTGATTATCGCCGTCTGGTTATGACCGAGGAATATATTGAGGAGCTCAAACGTGAAGAGGGTGCCCAATTTGTTGCCAGTGATTGGCCGCTATATTTTGAAGACCTGAACGGGCCAAGACGAATGGAAGTGATCTGGGACGGACTAAAACGTCGCGGGCTAAGCGAAGGTCAGCTTGAAAAAATTATGGGTCTTAATGTTCTTCGGCTTTATGAAGAAGTCATCGGCTAA
- a CDS encoding flavin monoamine oxidase family protein — MTDTINSLSKRDFLQALGMIGGSAAVITALGGFDKALASDMTEPPKMSTEGKGTKITVLGAGLAGMVLGIELSKKGYNVEILEARSFAGGRCQSSRKGTFIHEIGGERQDCTYENGQYLNHGPWRIAQEHHSTLYYCHTLGVELQPMINQSAQTYIYSENAKGPLNGKRIRARHAEVDRAGNVYELLAKCASDGSLDDKMTAEDRDKLLEYLKSTGLIDRDQLNYAAGRARGFSSYPGAGMNFGVLSDVYNFSDLLDISLGARWDTADHPAVMFQPKGGMDMIAKAMYKALPRGMVKFNKEVTNIAQTENGAQISYFDTKSGKESVSNCDYCVSTIPFGVLNQINNDFSAEMVDALKSPRSSPAYKIGLQFDRRFWEKDEMIYGGVTQTDIPGNRIISYPSNDLHSPHGGVLLSDYEFSAMAVANSNLSNAERIEKALDAGEKVHPGFYRKHYNGKAMSMAWHKEKYSLGGWVNWSKRGREQKLPTILKGERRVLFSGNGLSPILDGWQAGAIEGAWFTMADLDQRVAKS; from the coding sequence ATGACCGATACTATAAATAGTCTTAGTAAGCGTGACTTTCTTCAGGCACTAGGAATGATTGGCGGGTCAGCTGCCGTTATTACTGCACTTGGCGGTTTTGACAAGGCACTGGCATCAGACATGACTGAGCCACCAAAAATGTCAACAGAAGGCAAAGGGACAAAAATTACAGTTCTTGGGGCCGGATTAGCCGGAATGGTTCTTGGTATTGAACTCAGCAAAAAAGGATATAATGTTGAAATTCTGGAAGCCCGCTCTTTTGCCGGCGGTCGCTGCCAGTCATCCCGAAAAGGGACTTTCATTCATGAAATCGGAGGCGAACGCCAGGACTGTACCTATGAAAATGGTCAGTATCTGAACCATGGCCCATGGCGTATTGCCCAGGAACATCATTCAACCCTTTATTATTGTCATACGCTGGGTGTTGAACTTCAGCCTATGATAAATCAAAGCGCTCAGACCTATATATATTCAGAAAATGCCAAAGGTCCCCTTAATGGAAAGCGTATTCGCGCCCGTCATGCTGAAGTTGACCGTGCGGGTAATGTTTATGAACTTCTGGCAAAATGTGCATCTGATGGTTCACTTGACGATAAAATGACCGCAGAAGACCGGGATAAGCTGCTGGAGTATTTAAAATCAACAGGACTTATTGACCGCGATCAGCTAAATTATGCCGCTGGCCGCGCCCGTGGATTTTCAAGCTATCCCGGCGCAGGCATGAATTTCGGTGTTCTTTCAGATGTTTATAATTTTTCCGATTTACTGGATATTTCACTGGGTGCACGCTGGGATACGGCTGACCACCCGGCCGTGATGTTCCAACCCAAAGGCGGGATGGATATGATTGCCAAGGCCATGTATAAAGCCCTACCCCGAGGTATGGTGAAATTTAACAAGGAAGTGACCAATATTGCCCAAACCGAAAATGGCGCACAAATCAGCTACTTCGATACAAAATCGGGCAAGGAAAGTGTCAGCAATTGCGATTACTGCGTTTCAACAATTCCGTTTGGCGTCCTAAATCAAATCAACAATGATTTCAGTGCCGAAATGGTCGATGCGCTGAAAAGCCCGCGCAGTTCACCTGCCTATAAAATCGGTCTTCAGTTTGACCGTCGTTTCTGGGAAAAGGATGAAATGATTTATGGTGGCGTTACCCAGACAGACATTCCCGGAAACCGCATCATCAGCTATCCTTCAAATGATCTTCACAGTCCCCATGGCGGTGTTCTGCTATCCGATTATGAATTCTCGGCTATGGCTGTTGCCAATTCCAACCTGTCGAATGCAGAGCGGATTGAAAAAGCGCTTGATGCCGGTGAAAAAGTTCACCCAGGCTTTTATAGAAAGCATTATAACGGCAAAGCGATGTCAATGGCGTGGCATAAAGAAAAATACTCACTTGGTGGCTGGGTAAACTGGTCCAAACGGGGCCGTGAACAAAAACTTCCAACAATTCTTAAAGGTGAAAGAAGAGTTCTATTCTCAGGAAATGGACTTTCCCCTATCCTGGATGGCTGGCAAGCAGGCGCAATAGAAGGTGCCTGGTTCACAATGGCTGACCTCGATCAGAGAGTTGCAAAATCATAA
- a CDS encoding LysR family transcriptional regulator — MDTKQLNTFRHLAKSLNFSKTAAELNFAQSTVSAQIRSLENELRLTLFDRLGKKVVLTDEGRNVLEYANRFMRIEDEFITSLKGDGEISGELNIHAPNTICVHHLPKLLTNFKAENPRVNFRLRAHYSTQRAFKELRSGSIDLMIVLEEEFDQNDFNVEVLRAEEIIVVCNNHHPLADGQRVSLEDLKDENFILTEPTCGYRDIFTREMLKRGHKIMPNMWFENTEAIKQCVISNMGLSFLPKIACQADIACGALSRVNLDQKFDDQIKLQIITHKDKWISPALKAFISTLKEAYC, encoded by the coding sequence ATGGATACAAAACAACTTAACACCTTTCGTCACCTGGCAAAAAGTCTCAATTTTTCAAAAACCGCGGCGGAACTCAACTTCGCCCAATCGACAGTTTCGGCACAAATTAGGTCACTTGAAAATGAACTGAGGCTCACGTTATTTGACCGACTGGGTAAAAAAGTGGTGCTGACAGACGAAGGCAGAAATGTTCTGGAATATGCCAATCGTTTCATGAGGATTGAAGATGAATTTATCACCAGCCTTAAAGGGGACGGCGAAATATCAGGAGAGCTCAACATCCATGCCCCAAATACCATATGTGTTCACCATTTGCCAAAATTGCTCACCAATTTCAAGGCAGAAAACCCGCGGGTCAATTTCAGGCTTCGTGCCCATTATAGTACCCAGCGCGCCTTCAAAGAACTGCGCAGCGGGTCAATAGACCTGATGATTGTGCTAGAGGAAGAGTTTGACCAGAATGATTTTAATGTTGAGGTTTTAAGAGCAGAAGAAATTATCGTCGTCTGTAACAATCATCATCCGCTTGCAGATGGGCAGCGTGTCAGTCTGGAGGATTTAAAGGATGAGAATTTTATCCTGACTGAGCCAACCTGCGGATATCGGGATATTTTCACACGCGAAATGTTAAAACGCGGCCATAAAATTATGCCCAATATGTGGTTTGAAAATACCGAAGCCATTAAACAGTGTGTCATCAGTAATATGGGGCTTTCCTTTTTGCCAAAGATCGCCTGTCAGGCGGATATTGCCTGCGGCGCCCTTAGCCGGGTTAATCTGGATCAGAAATTTGACGATCAAATAAAACTACAGATCATTACCCATAAAGATAAATGGATAAGTCCGGCCCTTAAAGCGTTTATATCAACGTTAAAAGAAGCTTATTGCTAG
- a CDS encoding SPOR domain-containing protein: protein MQRFKHIIIKFFIPLFLVLILFGCSTIDGFLGGGMNDPENVAAANAEKENGQMATPEPAEPAMPTVEEQLAEKDKALVNQGMRIAATERELQMIQEENSSLKAELNALKAEADETKAMLEQANESQVAAASENARSNAPRPKAPNGGYGLHLASYLHMESIEPGLKNLEAKIPVLIEGKPIKIAKATVKGQNYNRLIVGKFDNRDDAQAECRQALLLISFCEVVAFDGEDY from the coding sequence ATGCAGCGTTTTAAACACATCATTATAAAATTTTTTATACCACTTTTTTTGGTTTTAATACTTTTCGGATGCAGCACAATTGATGGTTTTCTGGGTGGAGGAATGAATGATCCGGAAAATGTCGCCGCCGCAAATGCAGAAAAAGAAAATGGGCAAATGGCCACACCGGAGCCTGCCGAACCTGCCATGCCGACAGTGGAAGAACAACTGGCGGAAAAAGATAAGGCGCTGGTTAATCAGGGTATGAGAATTGCTGCCACTGAACGCGAGCTTCAGATGATACAGGAGGAAAATAGTAGCCTTAAAGCGGAGCTTAACGCCCTAAAAGCCGAAGCCGACGAAACAAAAGCAATGCTTGAGCAGGCCAATGAAAGCCAGGTAGCCGCAGCGTCAGAAAATGCCAGATCAAATGCCCCCAGACCAAAGGCCCCGAATGGCGGGTATGGTCTTCATTTAGCATCATATCTTCATATGGAAAGTATTGAACCGGGACTTAAAAATCTGGAAGCAAAAATTCCGGTTCTGATTGAAGGAAAACCCATTAAAATTGCCAAAGCCACAGTCAAGGGTCAGAATTATAATCGTCTGATTGTCGGCAAATTTGATAACCGGGATGATGCGCAGGCCGAATGCCGTCAGGCACTGTTGCTGATTTCTTTTTGTGAAGTTGTTGCCTTTGACGGGGAAGATTATTAA
- a CDS encoding DUF2799 domain-containing protein, translated as MKKTLAFVIPAFLVLGGCSKMMNENQCVVADWRTIGYEDGNMGRSEQWLSKRREICAEYGVSPDLDAYLYGRNEGLQTYCQPRRGFDLGNRGVRYENVCPSNLEAAFVNAYQDGLGLRDRQIHVNDVNRQLTSAQAQLKSLEDQITADTLSLATTDMSNQERIDTALAIKKKAEKSGELKERIPQLTAELGAAQYDLDAYRESIAPRYQGAI; from the coding sequence ATGAAAAAAACGCTCGCCTTTGTCATTCCCGCCTTTCTTGTGCTTGGCGGCTGTTCAAAAATGATGAATGAAAACCAGTGTGTCGTTGCTGACTGGCGCACCATCGGTTATGAAGACGGTAATATGGGCCGAAGTGAGCAATGGCTTTCCAAACGCCGGGAAATTTGCGCTGAATATGGTGTTTCTCCTGATCTCGACGCCTATTTGTATGGCCGCAATGAAGGGCTTCAGACTTATTGTCAGCCAAGACGTGGATTTGATCTCGGTAATCGCGGTGTCCGCTATGAAAATGTCTGCCCGTCAAATCTTGAAGCGGCCTTTGTTAATGCCTACCAGGATGGTCTTGGTCTTCGGGACCGGCAAATTCATGTCAATGACGTTAACCGGCAACTGACATCCGCCCAGGCGCAGCTTAAATCGTTAGAGGATCAGATTACCGCAGATACACTCAGTCTCGCCACCACTGATATGAGCAATCAGGAACGCATTGATACAGCGCTTGCAATTAAGAAAAAAGCTGAAAAATCCGGTGAGCTAAAAGAAAGAATACCCCAGCTTACGGCAGAGCTCGGTGCCGCTCAATATGATCTTGATGCCTACCGCGAAAGTATAGCCCCCCGATATCAGGGGGCTATATAA
- a CDS encoding class II glutamine amidotransferase, whose protein sequence is MCRFFGYKGNPVRIADLLIKSDNSLIVQSIDAKESVKPVNGDGFGLGWYPEHNDPEPGVFTSIEPAWSNRNLRRLSEKLVSHCFFAHVRDATIGMPVTELNCHPFRYGNYLWMHNGMIDSFKLIRRYLMRDLSDEAYNLIEGNTDSEFSFAYFMNQIGLKKGLSGEDLAANMIEMVDKLRSALAHLEITGPSMLNFALTDGENVILTRATATADREAPTLYYSKIGDAVIFASEPLTKVRQDWEKLPTNSVLTIDKKNSLEILQI, encoded by the coding sequence ATGTGCCGTTTTTTTGGGTATAAGGGGAACCCCGTAAGGATTGCGGATTTGCTGATTAAATCCGACAATTCACTGATCGTTCAATCCATCGATGCCAAAGAAAGTGTTAAACCGGTCAACGGAGACGGCTTCGGGCTTGGCTGGTATCCGGAACATAATGACCCTGAACCGGGTGTTTTTACGAGCATTGAACCGGCCTGGAGCAATCGTAATTTAAGAAGGCTTTCTGAAAAACTGGTTTCTCACTGCTTTTTTGCTCATGTCAGGGATGCGACCATTGGCATGCCTGTTACGGAACTGAACTGTCATCCGTTTCGTTATGGCAATTATCTCTGGATGCATAACGGTATGATTGACAGTTTCAAACTGATCAGGCGCTATTTGATGCGGGATTTATCTGACGAAGCCTATAACCTGATAGAGGGTAATACGGATTCCGAATTCAGCTTTGCTTACTTTATGAACCAGATCGGACTTAAAAAAGGGCTGTCCGGTGAAGACCTGGCCGCCAATATGATTGAGATGGTTGATAAATTAAGATCGGCACTAGCCCATCTTGAAATTACCGGACCCTCCATGCTTAATTTTGCTTTGACAGACGGCGAAAATGTCATCCTCACCCGGGCAACCGCGACGGCGGACCGTGAAGCACCAACCCTATATTATTCAAAAATCGGTGACGCCGTGATTTTTGCCAGTGAACCGCTGACCAAAGTGCGTCAGGACTGGGAAAAACTTCCAACCAACTCCGTGCTGACGATTGATAAAAAGAACAGTCTGGAAATTTTACAGATTTAA
- a CDS encoding PhzF family phenazine biosynthesis protein produces the protein MMNMSSLRTKIMSQIDRAPNIEVYKVNSFIYQGQGGNPAGVVLDADKYSNEQKQAIAREAGFPETAFVSKSDVADFKLEFFTPNKQIAHCGHATVAAFSYLSQLGRIDKKFAVKETIDGNRDILLEDGYAYMEQIPQYIKDIEESDIDIVLKSLSLKVGDMKKGYLPKISNTGVSFLIIPLESNDALSAIEPELKAIEMISEKYDLIGFYAFTTDPVDKAHTVTTRMFAPRYGIPEESATGMAAGNLSAYLFNEMDFKCDKIVVEQGFFMKKPSKSEIIVNLTIQEGRLLKLMAGGMAKVENSTFVNIG, from the coding sequence ATGATGAATATGTCAAGTTTGAGAACGAAAATAATGTCACAGATTGACCGTGCACCAAATATTGAGGTTTATAAGGTAAATTCATTTATCTATCAGGGGCAGGGTGGCAACCCGGCCGGGGTGGTCCTTGATGCCGATAAATATAGTAACGAGCAAAAGCAGGCCATTGCCCGTGAAGCGGGCTTTCCGGAAACGGCCTTTGTGTCAAAATCGGATGTGGCTGATTTCAAGCTTGAATTTTTTACCCCCAATAAACAGATTGCCCATTGCGGTCATGCGACCGTTGCCGCTTTTTCCTATCTTAGCCAGCTGGGCCGGATTGATAAAAAGTTTGCCGTAAAAGAAACCATTGACGGCAACCGTGATATACTGCTTGAAGATGGCTATGCCTATATGGAACAGATCCCGCAATATATTAAGGATATTGAGGAAAGTGATATTGATATCGTTCTAAAGTCATTATCCCTAAAAGTTGGTGACATGAAAAAGGGCTATCTGCCGAAAATTTCAAACACCGGCGTTTCTTTCCTGATTATTCCACTGGAAAGCAACGATGCATTAAGCGCCATTGAACCGGAATTAAAAGCAATCGAAATGATCAGTGAAAAATATGACCTGATTGGCTTTTACGCCTTTACCACTGATCCCGTTGATAAGGCCCACACGGTTACCACACGCATGTTTGCGCCGCGTTATGGAATTCCGGAGGAAAGCGCCACTGGCATGGCAGCCGGGAATTTAAGTGCCTATCTCTTTAATGAGATGGATTTTAAGTGTGATAAAATCGTGGTGGAGCAGGGCTTTTTCATGAAAAAGCCATCAAAAAGCGAAATTATCGTTAACCTGACCATTCAGGAAGGCAGATTGCTCAAACTGATGGCAGGCGGCATGGCAAAAGTTGAAAACAGCACATTTGTCAATATTGGATAA
- a CDS encoding FAD-dependent oxidoreductase: MSDQLNEFAGISKRDFLYKLGLIGGSAALYTAMQGLDMVHASTMEEPPKLANEGNGKKVIILGAGLSGLVTALELTKKGYKCEIIEARDHPGGRCQSARKGKVIEEVGGETQVCNFENNQYLNIGPWRIPAEHRAVIYYCQALDVKLEPMINKCVQAYYYSENIDGPLKGKRIRQVEIDVDRAGNVSELLAKAATNGALDETFNAEDKERLLEYLANTGLLDNKTYEYRANRARGYAEYPGTALDAGKLSEPFDFLDVLKFNIETRWPTADHPAVVFQAAGGMDQIPMAMAKAVKRGSITYNAEVTNIVHSDDNVEITYMDTKSGRQKTVKSDYVISTIPFSVLSSIENNFSADIKDALKSATSSPAYKIGLQFTRRFWEEDEMIYGGSSFSDMEGHYQTSYPSSNLFGKQGDVMLANYKFGGGSVELSNHTIAERIEHTLACGEKLHPGKFRKYYNGNAISKAWHKDKYALGGASSYRSVRLRNKYIPIIVKGEKRMLFSGGGISPYHSAWMTGAIEGAWYMLAEFDKRVAQM, translated from the coding sequence ATGAGCGATCAGTTAAACGAGTTTGCTGGTATCAGCAAACGGGATTTTTTATATAAATTAGGACTAATTGGCGGTTCTGCAGCACTTTATACGGCAATGCAGGGACTGGATATGGTACATGCATCGACAATGGAAGAGCCCCCAAAGCTCGCCAATGAAGGAAATGGCAAAAAAGTCATAATATTGGGCGCCGGCCTGTCTGGTCTGGTGACAGCATTGGAGCTGACCAAAAAAGGCTATAAGTGCGAAATAATTGAAGCCCGCGATCATCCAGGCGGTCGCTGCCAGTCAGCCCGCAAGGGCAAGGTCATTGAAGAAGTGGGCGGCGAAACACAGGTCTGTAATTTTGAAAATAATCAATATCTGAATATCGGACCATGGCGTATTCCGGCTGAGCACCGTGCGGTCATTTATTATTGCCAGGCCCTTGATGTTAAATTGGAGCCAATGATCAATAAATGTGTTCAGGCATATTATTATAGTGAAAATATTGATGGTCCCCTTAAGGGAAAACGCATTCGTCAGGTTGAAATTGATGTTGACCGCGCCGGTAATGTTTCAGAACTTTTGGCAAAAGCAGCAACAAACGGCGCATTGGATGAAACTTTTAATGCGGAAGATAAAGAAAGACTTCTGGAATATCTGGCGAATACCGGTCTTCTGGATAATAAAACCTATGAATATCGTGCAAACCGTGCCCGTGGCTATGCGGAATATCCCGGTACTGCATTGGACGCCGGGAAATTATCCGAACCATTTGATTTTTTGGATGTGCTTAAATTCAACATTGAAACTCGTTGGCCGACCGCCGATCATCCGGCTGTGGTTTTCCAGGCCGCCGGTGGCATGGACCAGATTCCCATGGCCATGGCAAAGGCCGTTAAGCGCGGCAGCATAACCTATAATGCCGAAGTGACAAATATTGTTCATTCTGATGATAATGTTGAAATCACTTATATGGACACCAAATCGGGCAGGCAAAAAACAGTCAAATCGGATTATGTCATTTCAACAATTCCATTTTCTGTATTAAGCAGCATTGAAAATAACTTTAGTGCTGACATTAAAGATGCCCTTAAATCGGCAACCAGCTCGCCCGCCTATAAAATTGGTCTTCAGTTTACCAGACGCTTCTGGGAAGAAGATGAAATGATATATGGAGGCTCATCCTTCTCCGATATGGAAGGTCATTACCAGACCAGTTATCCATCATCCAATCTGTTTGGCAAACAGGGCGATGTGATGTTGGCAAACTATAAATTTGGTGGTGGAAGTGTTGAACTTTCCAATCACACAATTGCGGAAAGAATTGAACATACACTGGCCTGCGGCGAAAAGCTGCATCCTGGTAAATTCAGGAAATATTATAATGGCAACGCAATATCAAAAGCCTGGCATAAGGATAAATATGCCCTTGGCGGTGCTTCAAGTTACCGGAGCGTCAGACTGCGCAATAAATATATTCCGATTATTGTAAAAGGTGAAAAGCGCATGCTTTTCTCTGGAGGCGGTATTTCACCCTATCACAGTGCCTGGATGACAGGGGCTATTGAAGGGGCATGGTATATGTTAGCCGAGTTTGATAAACGCGTAGCGCAAATGTAA
- a CDS encoding twin-arginine translocation signal domain-containing protein: MKDDFTRRKFIQKTGLAVAGAGTAMAIAGGNKTDKAQAAQMTMAGTDGKAPDAVAFGKSLSGVGFSLLVSDVPAGVEFAKKILQADAMYADDGFAIMRHDSNVWMLHADGTYHSNPMLGLVEGQDGRGRGVELRIYDQDPDIAEASAREFGYKVLYESKNKPHGLRECYILDPDGFCWVLSRHLEDGEN; the protein is encoded by the coding sequence GTGAAAGACGATTTTACCAGACGAAAATTTATTCAAAAGACGGGACTGGCCGTCGCAGGGGCAGGAACAGCAATGGCAATAGCCGGTGGAAATAAAACTGATAAAGCACAGGCCGCACAAATGACTATGGCCGGGACGGATGGCAAGGCACCGGATGCAGTCGCCTTTGGTAAATCATTAAGCGGTGTCGGTTTTAGTTTATTGGTCAGTGATGTTCCGGCAGGTGTAGAATTTGCCAAAAAAATCCTGCAGGCGGATGCCATGTATGCTGATGATGGTTTTGCTATTATGCGTCATGATAGCAATGTCTGGATGCTCCATGCGGATGGGACCTATCACAGCAATCCGATGCTTGGTCTTGTTGAAGGACAGGATGGTCGCGGCCGTGGTGTTGAACTCAGGATATATGACCAGGACCCGGATATCGCGGAAGCAAGTGCCCGTGAATTTGGCTATAAAGTGCTTTATGAAAGCAAAAACAAACCCCATGGTTTAAGGGAATGTTATATCCTTGATCCTGACGGATTTTGCTGGGTGCTTAGCCGCCATCTTGAAGACGGTGAAAATTAA